The following coding sequences are from one Paenibacillus sp. FSL R5-0912 window:
- a CDS encoding glycoside hydrolase family 130 protein produces MNIQRSAHNPVIRVRDVVPSRPDFRVLGAFNAGVAQLGDETILLLRIAEAPISDRADEVLVPRLNEAGTDVLVERYDKADPDYDFSDSRFIARNGRTVMLTSLSHLRVARSTDGIHFEIEPQPALFPEHALEAWGIEDPRVTQIGDIYYITYSSASAHGVGAGLAETRDFRTFKRRGLMLAPENKDVILFPDTINGKYYALHRPVPNSFGSPEMWIAESPDLDHWGNHRFLMGLSEQGWDSARMGGGAVPIRTERGWLALYHGADSKHRYCMGAVLLDLENPAKVIARSRVPILEPEAVYEVNGFFGKVVFSCGALLLDQTVRMYYGAADEVMAVADIPLEDIYNTLV; encoded by the coding sequence ATGAACATACAACGCAGCGCGCACAATCCTGTTATACGAGTCCGGGACGTTGTCCCTTCCCGCCCCGATTTTCGGGTGCTGGGGGCGTTTAATGCAGGGGTGGCGCAGTTAGGGGATGAAACGATCCTTTTACTGCGCATTGCGGAGGCGCCGATATCGGACCGGGCGGATGAAGTGCTGGTCCCCCGGCTGAATGAAGCGGGTACCGATGTCCTTGTAGAGCGCTACGACAAGGCTGATCCGGACTATGATTTCTCCGATTCGCGCTTCATCGCAAGGAACGGACGAACGGTCATGCTCACCTCCTTATCCCATCTGCGGGTGGCGCGAAGCACAGACGGCATTCATTTCGAGATTGAGCCGCAGCCGGCCCTGTTCCCGGAGCACGCTCTGGAGGCGTGGGGAATTGAAGATCCGCGCGTGACCCAAATCGGAGATATCTATTATATTACCTACAGCTCCGCTTCCGCTCACGGCGTTGGCGCCGGCCTGGCGGAGACCCGGGATTTCCGGACCTTCAAGCGCCGCGGGCTGATGCTGGCTCCTGAGAATAAGGACGTCATCTTATTCCCGGATACAATTAATGGCAAATACTATGCGCTGCACCGTCCGGTACCGAACTCGTTCGGCTCTCCCGAGATGTGGATCGCCGAATCGCCCGATCTCGACCATTGGGGGAATCACCGCTTCCTGATGGGGCTTAGCGAGCAAGGCTGGGATTCGGCCCGTATGGGCGGCGGGGCGGTTCCGATTCGAACCGAACGCGGCTGGCTGGCGCTGTACCACGGAGCGGACAGCAAGCACCGCTATTGTATGGGCGCGGTGCTGCTTGATCTGGAGAACCCGGCCAAGGTCATCGCGAGATCCCGTGTACCGATTTTGGAGCCGGAAGCTGTCTATGAGGTGAATGGATTCTTCGGCAAGGTCGTGTTCTCGTGCGGAGCCTTGCTTCTGGATCAGACGGTCCGCATGTATTACGGTGCCGCAGACGAAGTGATGGCAGTGGCGGACATACCACTGGAGGATATATATAATACGCTAGTGTAG
- a CDS encoding extracellular solute-binding protein, with product MRLKKWVGTTTATVLVSSLILAGCGGNTKTGGNEANSPKNTESAAPASKETVTLKAYFPGDKPVGFDDVLQAVNDKLKADNVGAALNINFLPWTDYGNAVSVKMSAGEDFDMYLDAPWISMNQMIEGNSLMELDAAVAERPELKASIPEEMWEYNKFGGKIMGIPLGTTQGQLYGLLIRKDLREKYGLPELKTLDDLEKFLYMVKEQEKDVKPFVINGIKADKLPFILSESANQALDEVLEIGVNMFAYSIKDKKVIGQWTSPVIADGYDRVTQYYKDGIISKNIAQEQNAETLFKQGKYAATYYAADGVEGLKYSEMLQDGSDKLEIFIPNGDKAKPYTAFQQWNFLCIPAASKHADLAMDVANWLSIKENHDLMEYGIQGKDWEPVGDSSYKVLSSYSFPGYVLTWRPTLNRTPDTMMKDDKKWFDFSTNPANFTLSPTAGFNFNAEKVKTEYAKITPLHDSTFLPFSQGLVPAAEGKEMMEKKMASLGGQKVIEEIQAQIDAVTSGK from the coding sequence ATGAGATTAAAAAAATGGGTTGGCACGACAACAGCAACGGTATTGGTATCTTCACTGATCCTGGCAGGCTGCGGAGGTAATACAAAGACTGGCGGCAATGAAGCGAATTCTCCAAAGAATACGGAAAGTGCTGCACCCGCATCTAAGGAAACGGTGACATTGAAAGCTTATTTTCCGGGGGATAAGCCGGTGGGCTTTGACGATGTGCTACAGGCGGTCAACGACAAATTGAAAGCGGATAACGTCGGAGCGGCCTTGAACATCAATTTCTTGCCGTGGACCGATTACGGGAATGCGGTATCCGTGAAGATGTCTGCCGGGGAAGATTTCGATATGTATTTGGATGCCCCATGGATATCCATGAATCAGATGATCGAGGGCAATTCATTAATGGAACTGGATGCCGCGGTGGCCGAACGTCCGGAGCTCAAAGCATCCATTCCCGAGGAAATGTGGGAGTACAACAAATTCGGCGGAAAAATTATGGGGATTCCGCTCGGTACCACCCAGGGCCAGCTATATGGCCTTCTAATCCGCAAAGATTTGCGCGAGAAGTATGGACTTCCCGAGTTAAAAACCTTGGATGATTTAGAGAAATTCTTGTATATGGTCAAGGAACAAGAGAAGGATGTCAAGCCCTTCGTCATTAACGGCATCAAAGCGGATAAACTTCCGTTTATCTTGAGCGAATCCGCTAATCAGGCGCTGGATGAAGTGCTCGAAATCGGTGTCAACATGTTCGCCTATTCCATCAAGGACAAGAAAGTAATCGGCCAATGGACCAGCCCGGTGATTGCCGATGGTTACGATCGTGTCACCCAATACTACAAGGACGGCATCATTTCCAAAAATATCGCCCAGGAGCAAAATGCAGAAACACTGTTCAAGCAGGGGAAATATGCGGCCACTTATTATGCGGCGGATGGTGTGGAGGGATTGAAATATTCGGAAATGCTACAGGACGGCAGCGACAAGCTTGAGATTTTCATTCCGAACGGGGATAAAGCCAAGCCGTATACCGCTTTTCAGCAATGGAATTTCCTGTGTATCCCGGCGGCTTCCAAGCACGCTGATTTGGCAATGGATGTAGCCAATTGGTTGTCCATTAAGGAAAACCACGATCTGATGGAATACGGCATTCAAGGGAAGGACTGGGAACCGGTCGGGGATTCGAGCTATAAGGTGCTGTCCAGCTATTCATTCCCGGGGTACGTGCTAACCTGGCGGCCAACGCTGAACCGCACGCCGGACACGATGATGAAGGATGACAAGAAGTGGTTCGACTTCTCTACCAACCCGGCCAATTTCACACTTAGTCCAACGGCGGGCTTCAACTTTAACGCTGAAAAGGTGAAGACGGAATATGCCAAAATCACTCCGCTTCACGATTCGACCTTCCTGCCGTTTAGCCAGGGCCTGGTGCCTGCTGCTGAAGGCAAGGAGATGATGGAGAAAAAAATGGCGAGCCTCGGCGGACAAAAAGTGATCGAGGAAATTCAGGCGCAAATCGACGCTGTCACATCCGGTAAATAA